A window from Schistosoma haematobium chromosome 1, whole genome shotgun sequence encodes these proteins:
- the U2SURP gene encoding U2 snRNP-associated SURP domain-containing protein (EggNog:ENOG410VA4S~COG:A), giving the protein FTCDIHGAICERMKSNEKSGGHSYSLVKSSRSSSKRNDFDQKKRKEEEHTQQVFEEFVATFEEPSKSRAWVKGGVVNPSSGSSEDTKGTGRIYRPVSKLDSKLNKTEEQNKADFKKSTEKPPALGKRKGQEQKKSKLEQFKEELKLIQQQREQRHALRQGRNQLSTQSDLDLSDVGMRNREYRRGSSNNQGGDSGMGFHNTVSTPPSFYSKRSQNDRHDVDYPYDYDGDRTTTNLFLGNLNPKMTEQQLCEAFGRYGPLASVKIMWPRTEEERSRGRNCGFVAFMNRKDGERALDNIRGKELMGFEMKLGWGKSVPIPLYPVYIPPALLELVKPPPPSGLPFNAQPREWLKSFRLAIKERAKLITDGADGDSAPPPPAPDRKPYDINKMSSEELTEVLREAVVKVVMPSDRSILALIHRMIEFVVLEGPQFEAAVMHREANNPMFKFLFDYQSSDHVYYRWKLWSVLHGESVTKWRTEEFRMFEGGPLWRPPPVNLFSGGMPEDLVEEDDYPYAPGYVPPPSGRRRESEDLQEEIRLEAAAASRRCGLTEAQRGRFTQMLEDLEPCRIKIGEVMVWCLEHADSASDIALCIVDSVAPNSNFISNYLDKETNSADENPISDLKSDQDSTEHEKSQSISINKLVARLFLASDILYNSSAKVPNASFFRKCFETCLPDMFKNLNLHYKNVEGKLKAEQLKQKVMLCFRAWEDWAVYPNEFLIKLQNIFLGLVSEAVDYEADLSGIPLNLIEDEQNQDLSKKIGFLNPDVEVLESQPLVQYDGDPLDVDGSPLDNEDDRSPSPVRPKNSQLSATTTEDEVKPSGDTSNRLFVPSKWETVEATEPEALTVASIWESTSVLDTKKDQTISKSSDNMQNTPSHLQNQPNGLNKGAFLPSEVVNGIPLDTSRWSNNASTNKVDDDVDGEPLPILGGLVAYDDEDAASPGASESSLSPVPVSQIPCPTPVTSATSHVSSTPSSTSTTTPVSEERRAILREVELKVLKYQDELEASRKGDKTITDEAINKQIQRYRERLLESLVENEHSVHKKGHKSVHRNKSKPSKSVKEKSGLTPHQSKYQSRGRDMSSSPTRRNSRDRSPPRSFRDRDRPRRRHASPSGSLGPGDWSTYNSPSMRMDSRNSSERRRTSASAWEPDSTEDEINYSTHLEDVEEGEATEDDDAAAFTSNQSHSITPKKKHVPHKSNRKRHRSRSPDPVAAHNRHSHRSRTPSPSRKKVHSSDSASRSLKRK; this is encoded by the exons TTCACTTGCGATATTCATGGCGCCATCTGTGAAAGAATGAAGTCCAACGAGAAATCTGGTGGACACAGTTATAGTCTGGTCAAATCTAGTAGATCATCTTCAAAGAGGAATGATTTTGATCAGAAGAAGAGG AAAGAGGAAGAGCATACACAGCAAGTGTTTGAGGAGTTTGTCGCCACTTTTGAGGAGCCTTCTAAATCCCGAGCGTGGGTTAAGGGTGGTGTCGTCAATCCGTCTTCAG GTTCCTCAGAGGATACGAAGGGGACTGGCCGCATATACAGACCTGTCTCGAAGTTGGAttctaaattaaataaaactgagGAACAGAATAAAGCAGATTTCAAGAAATCCACTGAAAAGCCT CCAGCTCTCGGCAAGCGCAAGGGACAAGAACAAAAGAAATCTAAACTAGAACAGTTCAAAGAGGAGCTCAAATT GATTCAGCAACAGAGAGAGCAAAGACATGCATTAAGACAAGGCAGAAATCAACTCTCTACACAGTCTGATCTAGATCTTTCCGATGTTGGTATGCGTAATCGGGAATATCGGAGGGGTTCTTCCAATAATCAGGGTGGAGATTCAGGCATGGGTTTTCACAACACAGTGTCGACACCACCGAGCTTTTATTCTAAACGCAGCCAAAATGATCGTCATGATG TTGATTACCCATATGATTACGATGGTGATAGAACAACGACAAATCTTTTTCTTGGGAATCTAAACCCTAAA ATGACAGAGCAACAGTTGTGTGAGGCTTTCGGTCGTTATGGTCCTCTTGCAAGTGTCAAAATAATGTGGCCTAGGACAGAAGAAGAACGTTCAAGAGGAAGAAACTGTGGATTTGTTGCTTTCATGAATAGAAAAGATGGCGAACGAGCCCTCGACAACATTAGAG GGAAAGAACTTATGGGATTTGAAATGAAACTAGGTTGGGGGAAAAGCGTCCCGATCCCTTTATACCCAGTTTACATTCCTCCGGCATTGCTTGAGTTAGTTAAACCACCTCCTCCAAGTGGACTACCATTCAATGCCCAACCTAGAGAGTGGTTGAAGTCATTTCGCTTGGCGATCAAGGAGCGAGCCAAACTTATAACTGATGGTGCAGACGGTGACAGCGCGCCACCACCCCCAGCTCCAGACCGAAAGCCATACGATATAAATAAAATGTCGAGTGAAGAACTTACTGAA GTTCTCCGTGAAGCGGTGGTTAAGGTCGTTATGCCAAGTGATAG ATCCATACTTGCTCTGATTCATCGCATGATTGAATTTGTCGTCCTTGAAGGTCCTCAATTCGAGGCCGCGGTTATGCACCGGGAAGCAAATAATCCTATGTTTAA ATTCCTTTTTGATTATCAGTCTTCGGATCATGTATACTATCGCTGGAAGTTATGGTCTGTTCTACAT GGCGAAAGTGTAACCAAATGGCGTACAGAAGAATTTCGAATGTTTGAAGGTGGTCCGCTTTGGCGTCCCCCTCCTGTTAATTTATTCTCTGGTGGCATGCCAGAAGACCTTGTTGAAGAAGATGATTATCCTTACGCCCCAGGATATGTTCCGCCGCCTTCTGGAAGAAGACGTGAATCTGAAGACTT GCAAGAAGAAATTCGTTTAGAAGCTGCTGCCGCTTCTCGTCGTTGTGGTTTAACAGAGGCACAACGAGGTCGGTTTACTCAAATGCTGGAGGATCTTGAACCCTGTCGCATTAAAATAGGTGAGGTTATGGTGTGGTGTTTGGAACACGCGGATTCTGCCTCCGATATCGCCTTGTGTATAGTTGATTCAGTTGCTCCAAATTcgaatttcatttcaaattatttggATAAAGAAACAAATTCAGCCGATGAAAATCCTATCTCAGACTTGAAATCCGACCAGGATTCTACAGAGCATGAAAAATCTCAATCTATAAGCATAAATAAATTGGTCGCTCGTTTGTTCTTGGCTTCTGATATACTATATAATTCGTCAGCTAAAGTTCCAAACGCTTCTTTCTTTCGAAAGTG TTTTGAAACTTGCTTACCAGATATGTTCAAAAACCTGAATTTACATTATAAAAATGTAGAGGGAAAACTTAAAGCTGAACAATTGAAG CAAAAAGTCATGCTTTGTTTCCGTGCGTGGGAAGATTGGGCCGTATATCCAAATGAATTCCTCATCAAGTTGCAGAATATATTCTTGGGGCTGGTGTCGGAG GCTGTTGACTATGAAGCCGACCTGTCGGGTATTCCATTAAATTTGATTGAAGATGAGCAAAATCAAGATTTGTCAAAAAAAATAGGATTTTTAAATCCGGATGTCGAGGTTCTAGAAAGCCAACCATTAGTTCAATATGATGGAGATCCCTTGGATGTTGATGGTAGTCCTTTAGATAATGAAGATGATCGGTCTCCTTCACCAGTTCG ACCTAAGAATTCTCAGCTCAGTGCAACTACAACGGAGGATGAAGTAAAACCATCTGGGGATACTTCTAATCGTTTATTTGTTCCAAGCAAATGGGAAACTGTTGAAGCTACTGAACCAGAGGCATTAACAGTCGCAAGTATATGGGAATCCACCTCTGTTTTAGATACGAAAAAAGACCAAACTATCTCCAAGTCCAGTGACAACATGCAGAATACTCCTAGTCACCTTCAAAACCAGCCGAATGGTTTAAATAAGGGGGCGTTTCTTCCTTCTGAAGTTGTTAATGGAATCCCACTTGATACAAGTCGATGGAGTAACAATGCTTCAACAAATAAAGTAGACGATGATGTAGACGGAGA ACCATTACCCATTTTAGGAGGACTTGTGGCTTATGATGACGAAGATGCTGCCAGTCCAGGTGCGAGCGAATCTAGTCTTTCACCTGTACCAGTTTCTCAAATTCCTTGTCCCACTCCCGTAACTTCCGCGACTTCTCACGTTTCTTCAACACCTAGTAGTACTTCGACAACGACACCTGTTTCTGAAGAGCGTCGCGCTATCTTAAGAGAAGTAGAACTCAAGGTATTAAAGTATCAAGATGAGTTGGAGGCAAGTCGTAAAGGAGATAAAACAATTACGGATGAAGCTATAAACAAG CAAATTCAACGTTACAGAGAACGCCTTTTAGAAAGCCTTGTAGAAAATGAACATTCTGTACATAAAAAAGGACATAAATCTGTTCATCGTAACAAATCCAAACCATCCAAAAGTGTTAAGGAGAAAAGTGGTCTGACACCTCATCAATCGAAATATCAGTCGCGAGGTCGTGATATGTCATCTTCCCCTACACGAAGGAATTCAAGGGATCGTTCACCTCCGCGTTCATTCCGTGATCGTGATCGCCCTCGCCGACGTCATGCTTCTCCTTCTGGGAGCCTGGGTCCTGGAGACTGGAGTACTTATAATAGCCCTTCTATGCGAATGGACTCACGAAACTCCAGCGAACGTCGGAGGACATCTGCTTCCGCTTGGGAGCCTGACTCGACAGAAGATGAAATTAACTACTCAACACATTTAGAAGATGTGGAAGAAGGAGAAGCCACTGAGGATGATGACGCGGCGGCATTTACTTCAAATCAGTCCCATTCCATTACTCCGAAGAAAAAACATGTTCCACACAAATCG AATCGCAAACGACACCGTTCACGAAGTCCGGACCCAGTAGCAGCCCATAATCGACATTCGCATCGTTCTCGGACTCCGTCACCATCCAGAAAAAAGGTACATTCGTCAGACTCAGCCTCCAGAAGCTTAAAGCGGAAATAA